In one window of uncultured Sphaerochaeta sp. DNA:
- the amrA gene encoding AmmeMemoRadiSam system protein A encodes MNRVDQQTLLMLAREAITSTLTHSDTPIYDRLKREDRPPFSHEAGCFVTIHTKEGALRGCIGNLWGRGPLWQEVPKLARESAFSDPRFHPLKQEELEQVVLEISLLSKMQVIDSWKQIRLGVDGVLLSHGYHRAVFLPQVATEQGWDLQTMLSQLSRKAGLESDAYTDIACRFEVFQAEVYVEDLS; translated from the coding sequence ATGAACCGTGTTGACCAACAGACTCTCTTGATGCTGGCTAGGGAAGCCATAACAAGTACACTTACCCACTCTGATACGCCGATCTATGATCGACTGAAGAGGGAAGATAGACCTCCTTTTTCCCATGAGGCAGGGTGTTTTGTCACGATTCATACAAAGGAAGGGGCCCTACGTGGCTGTATCGGCAACCTTTGGGGAAGGGGCCCTCTCTGGCAGGAGGTACCCAAACTGGCAAGGGAGTCTGCTTTCAGTGACCCCCGTTTTCACCCTCTCAAGCAAGAGGAACTAGAACAGGTAGTGCTCGAAATCTCCCTGCTTTCCAAGATGCAAGTCATTGATAGTTGGAAACAAATACGACTAGGAGTGGATGGGGTGCTGCTGAGTCATGGATACCATCGTGCAGTTTTCCTCCCTCAGGTGGCAACAGAGCAGGGATGGGATCTACAGACCATGCTCAGTCAGCTTTCAAGGAAGGCTGGCCTTGAAAGCGATGCCTATACAGACATAGCTTGTCGTTTTGAAGTGTTCCAAGCCGAAGTGTATGTAGAGGACTTGTCGTGA
- the amrB gene encoding AmmeMemoRadiSam system protein B yields MNMIRDAQYAGSWYPKDSELLRLLVTESLDESKKRKTYQRGPYRFAVLPHAGLFYSSSGIAPFFTAGLGSIERILVISPSHYATLPPNTIVSAPLSGMRTPLGDVQAFNLASAQREWFSAIQSEHALEMVLPYIAAQESPVKVALAMISRFSEAEAIEKLAGQLIQELGREDLEMGRTVIIASSDFTHYGPRFAYTPYGSRAEGRVKEDDLSLAHLLSEGRVSEALAFCAAKQSTVCGYAAALLVSSIAGRMQCKGWVADYYTSSDVSSSHDANFVAYSTILWR; encoded by the coding sequence ATGAATATGATCAGAGATGCTCAATATGCGGGTTCCTGGTATCCAAAGGATTCAGAACTATTGCGACTGTTGGTAACAGAGTCGTTAGACGAGAGCAAGAAGCGGAAAACCTATCAGAGAGGCCCCTATAGGTTCGCTGTGCTACCTCACGCAGGGTTGTTCTACTCAAGCAGTGGGATAGCTCCTTTTTTCACCGCAGGCCTTGGTTCGATCGAGCGTATCCTGGTGATCAGCCCAAGCCACTATGCAACACTCCCTCCCAATACCATCGTCAGTGCACCACTGTCCGGAATGAGGACTCCCCTCGGTGATGTTCAGGCTTTCAATCTTGCGAGTGCGCAGAGAGAGTGGTTCTCTGCAATACAGAGTGAACATGCCCTGGAGATGGTCCTGCCATACATTGCAGCACAAGAGAGTCCTGTGAAGGTTGCACTTGCCATGATATCCCGCTTCAGTGAGGCAGAAGCAATTGAAAAGCTTGCTGGTCAGTTGATACAGGAGCTTGGAAGAGAGGACCTTGAGATGGGAAGAACGGTAATCATTGCAAGCAGTGACTTTACCCACTATGGGCCCCGCTTCGCCTACACCCCCTACGGAAGCAGGGCAGAGGGAAGGGTAAAGGAAGATGATTTAAGCTTGGCTCATCTACTCAGTGAGGGAAGGGTTTCAGAAGCACTTGCCTTCTGTGCCGCAAAGCAATCAACTGTATGCGGCTACGCCGCTGCCTTGTTGGTCTCATCCATCGCCGGGCGGATGCAATGCAAGGGGTGGGTAGCAGACTATTACACATCAAGCGATGTGTCTTCGTCTCATGACGCGAATTTTGTCGCCTATTCAACGATTCTTTGGAGGTAG